A region of the Pantoea alfalfae genome:
CGCGCAAAAGGCGGTATAATCCCGCGATTTTTTTTTAGCTCAACTCATTCCGGGAGAACACCAATGAAGATCGTGGAAGTCAGACACCCGCTGGTCAAACATAAACTGGGCCTGATGCGTGAGCATGATATCAGTACAAAGCGTTTTCGCGAGCTGGCCTCTGAAGTGGGCAGCCTGCTGACCTACGAAGCGACCGCCGATCTGGAAACAGAGCGCGTCACCATTGAGGGCTGGAACGGCCCGGTAGAGATCGATCAGATTAAAGGCAAAAAAATCACGGTGGTTCCGATCCTGCGTGCCGGCCTGGGCATGATGGAAGGGGTGCTTGAACACGTTCCCAGCGCCCGTATCAGCGTGGTGGGTGTTTACCGTGATGAAGAGACGCTGGAGCCGGTTCCTTATTTCCAGAAGCTGGTCTCTAACATTGAAGAGCGCCTGGCGCTGGTGGTCGACCCGATGCTGGCGACCGGTGGCTCTATGATCGCCACCATCGACCTGCTGAAGAAAGCGGGCTGCACCAGCATCAAAGTGCTGGTTCTGGTTGCCGCACCAGAGGGGATTGCCGCCCTGGAGAAAGCGCATCCTGACGTCGAGCTTTACACCGCGTCAGTGGATCAGGGACTGAACGAAAAGGGTTACATCATTCCCGGGCTCGGCGATGCCGGGGACAAGATTTTCGGAACCAAATAAATCGCACAGCCGACCAGAGAGTCGGCTTTTTTTTGGCAAAAAAACTCCCCGAATGAATTCGGTCTGCCGCAAGGCGCATCGGCATCACTGCTGCTGTGCCAGAGGCGCGAAACCCCGGGGATAAAAAACATAAGGGGATAAATGATGACTCGTCGCGCCATTGGCGTCAGTGAACGGCCGCCGTTACTGCAAACCATTCCACTCAGCCTGCAACACCTGTTTGCCATGTTTGGTGCCACGGTACTGGTGCCGATTCTGTTCCACATTAACCCGGCGACGGTGCTGTTGTTTAACGGCGTCGGCACACTGATTTATCTCTTTATCTGTAAAGGCAAAATTCCCGCCTATCTTGGTTCCAGTTTTGCCTTTATCTCGCCGGTGCTGCTGCTGTTGCCACTGGGTTATGAGGTCGCGCTGGGCGGATTTATCCTGTGCGGCGTGCTGTTCTGTCTCGTGGCGCTGATTGTGAAACGCGCGGGTACCGGCTGGCTCGACGTGATGTTTCCCCCGGCGGCCATGGGCGCGATTGTGGCCGTCATTGGTCTGGAGCTGGCGGGTGTCGCCGCCAATATGGCCGGCCTGCTGCCCGCTGAAGGCAGTGCGCCCGACAGCAAAACCGTGCTGATTTCGCTGGTCACGCTGGCGGTAACGGTATTCGGTTCAGTGCTGTTCCGCGGTTTCCTGGCAATCATCCCGATTCTGGTCGGCGTCGTGGCGGGGTATCTGCTCTCTGCCTTTATGGGCATCGTTGACTGGAGTGGCGTGATCAAAGCCCCCTGGTTTGCCCTGCCAACCTTCTATACACCGCGCTTTGAGTGGGTGGCGATGCTGACGATTCTGCCCGCGGCGCTGGTCGTGATTGCCGAGCATATCGGTCATCTGGTGGTCACCGCCAACATCGTGAAGAAAGATTTGATTCGCGACCCTGGCCTGCATCGTTCGATGTTCGCCAACGGCTTATCCACCGTTATTTCAGGCTTCTTTGGTTCGACGCCAAATACCACCTACGGTGAAAACATCGGGGTGATGGCGATTACCCGCGTCTATAGCACCTGGGTGATTGGCGGCGCGGCGATTCTGGCGATTCTGCTCTCCTGCGTCGGCAAACTGGCGGCGGTGATCCAGGCGATCCCTGTTCCGGTCATGGGCGGCGTGTCGCTGCTGCTCTATGGCGTGATTGGCGCATCCGGTATCCGCGTGTTGATCGAATCCAAAGTCGATTACAACAAAGCGCAGAACCTGATCCTGACCTCGGTGATCCTGATCATCGGCGTCAGCGGAGCGAAGGTGCATATCGGCGCAGCAGAGCTAAAAGGCATGGCACTGGCGACGATCGTGGGTGTCGGCCTGGCGCTGATCTTCCGTGTGATCTCGCTGTTACGTCCGGAAGAAGTGGTGCTGGAGGCTGAGGAACCACGCGAGCATTGATCGCAGCGCGCCTGACAGGATCGGGGCAGGGACGCCCCATTCATCTCTTTCTGAAAACTGTGTTAGACTTCCCCCGATTTTTTGCTTGTTCTCTTGCTGAGGTGCTTCTGAACACGCCGGCACAATTGTCATTGCCACTCTATTTACCCGACGATGAAACCTTTTCCAGCTTCTGGCCGGGGGAAAACCCGTCGCTGATTGCCGCACTCAAAGGCGCTCTCAATCAACAACATGGCAGCTATCTCTACTTCTGGTCACGCGAAGGCGGCGGGCGGAGCCATCTGCTGCACGCCGCGTGCGCTGAAATGTCCGCGCGCAGCGAAGCGGTCGGCTACGTTCCGCTGGATAAACGCACCTGGTTTGTTCCGGAAGTACTGGAAGGGATGGAGCAGCTGTCACTGGTCTGCATCGATAACATTGAGTGCATTGCAGGCGAACCGGAGTGGGAGATGGCGATCTTCGATCTCTATAACCGCATTCTGGAAACCGGCAATACGCGCCTGTTTATTACCGGCGATCGTCCGCCACGCCAGCTGAATCTGCAGCTGCCCGATCTCGCCTCGCGGCTGGACTGGGGACAGATCTATCGCCTGCAGCCGCTCTCCGACGAAGACAAACTGCAGGCGCTGCAACTGCGTGCCGGGTTACGTGGTTTTGAGCTGCCGGAAGATGTGGGTCGCTTCCTGCTGAAGCGACTGGATCGGGAAATGCGCACGCTGTTTGATACGCTGGATCGGCTTGATCGCGCCTCGATCAGCGCACAGCGTAAGCTCACGATTCCCTTCGTTAAAGAGACGCTCGGCCTTTAAAGAATGTCGAGCACCGCTTCTGGCGGACGTCCAATCCGCGCCTTATCGCCATTGATCACAATCGGTCTTTCAATCAGCACCGGATTTCCCACCAGCGCATTCAGCAGCGCACTTTCGTTTTTGTCGCCAAGTGCCAGCTCGCTGTAGATCGCCTCTTTGGTACGCATCAACTCTCGTGCGCTCTGCATCCCCAGTTTCTGTAGCAGAATTTGCAGCGTCTCGCGGTCGGGTGGCGTCTGCAGATAGAGCACCACTTCCGGCTCAATCCCGCGCGCGTTCAGCAGCGCCAGCGTTTCGCGGCTCTTGCTGCAGCGCGGGTTGTGGTAAATCGTCACCATTTCAGACTCTCCTTTTATTTTTGGCATGTCAGCAACGTCGTTTCTCAGCCTTTCTGATATTGCTTAAACCGCTGCTGCAACTGACGAAGCTGATCGATACGGGCATCGTAGCGCGCCTGTTTCAGGCTGCCGAGCGGCACCTGTGCGCTGGCGCTGCCTAACGCGGTGATTGCCTGATCAAGCTGGCCATTCAGCGCCAGGCTCTCTGCCCGTGCCGACAACTCTTCATCATTCAGTCCCTGCTGGGCAGAAGCCTGTGCCAGTAAATCCCAGCCGTTAGGATCATCTTTATTGGCCCAGGTATAGCGGTTCAGAATACGACTGGCACTGGCATACTGCTTCGCTTCAACATAGGCATTCGCCAGGTTGAGCTGCACCACCGGACTGTTTTTGGCACCAGTGGCGGCGGTGAGCAGGGCGATCGCCTGTTGTGGCTGGTTCAGGCCGATGTCGATGTCTGACATGATATCCAGGAACCAGACGTTATTGGGCTGTTTCGCCAGCAGTGGCGTCATAATCCGCTTCGCATCGGCATAGCTCTTCGCCTGTAAAAACTGTATAGCCTTGCCATATTGTGACGCCAGCTGCTCGCGGGCATTACCGCTGGCATACTGACTCAGCAGTTCGTCAGTGAGCTGATTACGCCCGGTGGCGTACATCCCCAGCGCACGCACCTTCGCCAGGTAAAAATCTTCAGTAGACTGAACGACGACGGGGCGCATCTGGTTAGCACGGTTGCGGGCATCCGCCAGACGGCTGTCGGGCAGGGGGTGGGTCAGCAGAATTTCAGGTGGCTTCGAGGAGAAGCGGCTCTGATCGGCCAGCTTCTGCAGAAAATTTGGCATCGCCTGGGGATCGAAACCGGCGCGCTGCAGCACCTGAATGCCGATGCGGTCCGCCTCCTGCTCATTGCCCTGCGTAAAGCTGATAATTCCCTGCTGCGTACCCGCCAGGGTGCCGGTCAGCGCTGCCATGCCCGCCTGCGGACTGGCCATCGCCAGCAGAATCGAACCCAGCGCTCCGACCCAGGTCAGCGGCGCATTGCGCTTCTGATCTTCCATGGCACGCGCCAGATGGCGCTGGGTGACATGTGAAATTTCATGCGCCATCACTGATGCCAGCTGACTTTCATTTTCGGTAAAGCGGAACAGCGCCGAATGCAGCACCACGTTGCCACCGAAGAAGGCAAAGGCGTTGAGCTCATCATTCTGGATCAGAAAGAAATGGAACGGGGTTTTTACGGCGTCGGCGTGCGAGACCAGCCGCTGCCCCAGCTGATTAATGTACTGATTAAGCAGCGGATCGTTGATCAGCGGCGCACTGGCACGCAGCTGGCGCACATAAAAGTCGCCCATCTGCAGTTCCTGATTAATCGACAGGGTCGAACCGGCCGTTGTGCCAATATCGGGAAGTGAATCACTGACATCAGCGTGGGCCGGTGTCAGAGTGGTGAAAATGAGCGTCGGGAGGAGCGCGGCGATTAGCGTTTTCTTTAACCGGTTCAACATGCCTTAATCCTGTAGAGAGGCCCTGAAAATGGACAGGTGCGCAGCGGGAATGTTCCATTTTTCGCAGATAACGGCGGTTTGTGACTATCTTAACCAGAGCATCAAAAGAAAGAAATGTCGTTTTCTGGTCATGGCCTGATGTAATTTGTGCAAAATCGCAGATTTTGACGAAAAAAACTGAACATCCTGCCAACTTAAACCGCAGTTAAACGAGGTAAATCCGGCGAGGTTTTACCGGGATCCTGAGCAGGTAAGTTGCCACTTATCTGTTCATTCCCGTCGCGCTTCGCCGGAATAGAGCAGAATCCGCTGACAGACATCCGGAACAGTAATCGTTCTTTTTTTAAAGTTATGTAAATTCAATCAGAAAAACTGAATATGGCACGTGTTTTTCCAGGTCTACTCTGAAAAAATAGCCCACGCTGAGCCGCAAAATGTCTCTGCGCCATTGATAAATTAAATCGATTCGTCTGCCCCCTCTTCCTGATTCCAGCTAAGCCTGGATTTTATTTTTTCGCGTCAACTCAACAGGCAGAGATTAAATCCCTGATAGTCAGATCCACTGCTGCTAAGACACTTTTTTCTGCATGATGAAAATCTTCAATTAATTCTCTCTGTGAATAATTTCAGCGGTTATCAATAGCGCGTTGACCTGAATTTACAGAAGCGAGAATTAAACCCGCGCTGTGGTATAGATAGCCGACCGGATTCAGTCCTGAATCTGACAGACATTATTTGCCGGAGAGAAGTGTTATGCGTTCAGTTGTTTCATACGCGTTAATCGCCATTATTGGCGGCGTCGTTGGCGCGGCTGTCACACAGAGTGGCGATATTTACGACAAAGTGACACGTCATTTTGCAACCGAGCCACAGGAAGCCCCTGGATTCTGGAGCACCCCGGCGATTGAAGGTTATGGCAAAATTCATTACGAGCCTGATGCCGCGTTTAAACCGGTAGCGGGCCTGAGCAACAAAATTGTTTTCCAGATTACCCGAAGCGACGGCGCGATGACCGCACCGAATCTGGGACTGGAACGTGTGGCGCGCGTGGTCAATCTCTATATCGCCTCCGGCATTCCGGCGGACCAGCTGAAGTTTGTGGTTTCGGTTACGGGTGACGCGACACCTGCCATGCTGGATAACGCCCATTTCAAACAGTTTTATGGCATCGAAAATCCAAACCTGAAGCTGATTAATGAGCTGAATCAGGCGGGAGTGAAAGTCTCGGTCTGCGATCAGTCCGTGGCATTCCATCACTATCCGAATAACTGGATTGATAAATCAGTCGTCCATGCGCTTTCCAGTCCGACCACGGTATCCACCCTGCAAAACCAGGGGTACGCGTGGCTGGCAATGTAATTGATGTTTTAAACGACCGGGAGAAGAGTTAATGCGTCCAGCAGCGTTAGTAGTGATGGCAGCCGTAGCAGGATTTATTGGCGGCAATGTTTTACAGTTGCCGGAATTATTCGATAAGGTCAGCGGCAAAATGGCAGATAATAAATCTGAGCCCGCTGATTTCTGGAGTACGCCTGCGATTGATGGCTACGGCAAAATACATTATGTCGATACGCCGGCATTTAAACCCGGCACCACAGCGGGTCTGAGTAATAAAATTGTTTTCCAGATTAACCATAATGATGGCGATATTCGTAAGCCGAATCTGGGCCTGGAGCGTGTAGCGCGTGTCACCAACCTCTATTATGCAGCGGGTGTGCCACTCGACCAGCTGAAATTTGTGGTGTCGATCAACGGCGACGCGGTGTCGTCAGCGCTGAATAATGACCAGTTCAGCAAAGCCTACGGCGTGGATAACCCAAACCTGAAGCTGATCAGCGAACTGAAAAAAGCGGGCGTTCAGGTCACGATCTGCGACCAGTCCGTGGCGTTTCATCAGCTTGATCGCAACTGGATCGACCCGATGGTCACCCACACCATCTCCAGCGGCACCACCGTTGCCACCCTGGAAAACAGCGGTTACGCCTTCCTGATGCTTTAATTCTCCAGCAGCGGCGTCACTGCCGCTGTCACCTGCCAGTCAGATTCCTGTGATACGCCTGTCATATAACGCCGCTAGTTTACATCGCAATGAGATCGATCTCATTGACGATAAACGAGGCAGTCATGACCGATTTAATCAGCGTAGCCAGACTGGCAGGGGTTTCCCGCGCAACCGCGGCGCGCGCCTTTTCTGATCCCCATCTGCTCAAACCTGGCACGCTGCAAAAGGTGCTTGCCGCCTCAGAGCAGATGGGCTTTCGCCCGAATCATATTGCCCGTCAGCTCCGTACCCAACACTCCACCACGCTTGGCGTTCTGCTGCCTTCACTGCTCAATCCGGTTTTTGCCCTGCAATTGCAGGCGATGGAGCAGCAGGCCCGGCAGGCTGGGTATGCGCTGCTGGTGGCAACCAGTGATTATCAGCCTGAGCGGGAAGCGGCTATTGTCGAA
Encoded here:
- the upp gene encoding uracil phosphoribosyltransferase, with protein sequence MKIVEVRHPLVKHKLGLMREHDISTKRFRELASEVGSLLTYEATADLETERVTIEGWNGPVEIDQIKGKKITVVPILRAGLGMMEGVLEHVPSARISVVGVYRDEETLEPVPYFQKLVSNIEERLALVVDPMLATGGSMIATIDLLKKAGCTSIKVLVLVAAPEGIAALEKAHPDVELYTASVDQGLNEKGYIIPGLGDAGDKIFGTK
- the uraA gene encoding uracil permease — its product is MTRRAIGVSERPPLLQTIPLSLQHLFAMFGATVLVPILFHINPATVLLFNGVGTLIYLFICKGKIPAYLGSSFAFISPVLLLLPLGYEVALGGFILCGVLFCLVALIVKRAGTGWLDVMFPPAAMGAIVAVIGLELAGVAANMAGLLPAEGSAPDSKTVLISLVTLAVTVFGSVLFRGFLAIIPILVGVVAGYLLSAFMGIVDWSGVIKAPWFALPTFYTPRFEWVAMLTILPAALVVIAEHIGHLVVTANIVKKDLIRDPGLHRSMFANGLSTVISGFFGSTPNTTYGENIGVMAITRVYSTWVIGGAAILAILLSCVGKLAAVIQAIPVPVMGGVSLLLYGVIGASGIRVLIESKVDYNKAQNLILTSVILIIGVSGAKVHIGAAELKGMALATIVGVGLALIFRVISLLRPEEVVLEAEEPREH
- the hda gene encoding DnaA inactivator Hda, which gives rise to MNTPAQLSLPLYLPDDETFSSFWPGENPSLIAALKGALNQQHGSYLYFWSREGGGRSHLLHAACAEMSARSEAVGYVPLDKRTWFVPEVLEGMEQLSLVCIDNIECIAGEPEWEMAIFDLYNRILETGNTRLFITGDRPPRQLNLQLPDLASRLDWGQIYRLQPLSDEDKLQALQLRAGLRGFELPEDVGRFLLKRLDREMRTLFDTLDRLDRASISAQRKLTIPFVKETLGL
- the arsC gene encoding arsenate reductase (glutaredoxin) (This arsenate reductase requires both glutathione and glutaredoxin to convert arsenate to arsenite, after which the efflux transporter formed by ArsA and ArsB can extrude the arsenite from the cell, providing resistance.), yielding MVTIYHNPRCSKSRETLALLNARGIEPEVVLYLQTPPDRETLQILLQKLGMQSARELMRTKEAIYSELALGDKNESALLNALVGNPVLIERPIVINGDKARIGRPPEAVLDIL
- a CDS encoding beta-barrel assembly-enhancing protease, yielding MLNRLKKTLIAALLPTLIFTTLTPAHADVSDSLPDIGTTAGSTLSINQELQMGDFYVRQLRASAPLINDPLLNQYINQLGQRLVSHADAVKTPFHFFLIQNDELNAFAFFGGNVVLHSALFRFTENESQLASVMAHEISHVTQRHLARAMEDQKRNAPLTWVGALGSILLAMASPQAGMAALTGTLAGTQQGIISFTQGNEQEADRIGIQVLQRAGFDPQAMPNFLQKLADQSRFSSKPPEILLTHPLPDSRLADARNRANQMRPVVVQSTEDFYLAKVRALGMYATGRNQLTDELLSQYASGNAREQLASQYGKAIQFLQAKSYADAKRIMTPLLAKQPNNVWFLDIMSDIDIGLNQPQQAIALLTAATGAKNSPVVQLNLANAYVEAKQYASASRILNRYTWANKDDPNGWDLLAQASAQQGLNDEELSARAESLALNGQLDQAITALGSASAQVPLGSLKQARYDARIDQLRQLQQRFKQYQKG
- a CDS encoding DsrE family protein, which gives rise to MRSVVSYALIAIIGGVVGAAVTQSGDIYDKVTRHFATEPQEAPGFWSTPAIEGYGKIHYEPDAAFKPVAGLSNKIVFQITRSDGAMTAPNLGLERVARVVNLYIASGIPADQLKFVVSVTGDATPAMLDNAHFKQFYGIENPNLKLINELNQAGVKVSVCDQSVAFHHYPNNWIDKSVVHALSSPTTVSTLQNQGYAWLAM
- a CDS encoding DsrE family protein, yielding MRPAALVVMAAVAGFIGGNVLQLPELFDKVSGKMADNKSEPADFWSTPAIDGYGKIHYVDTPAFKPGTTAGLSNKIVFQINHNDGDIRKPNLGLERVARVTNLYYAAGVPLDQLKFVVSINGDAVSSALNNDQFSKAYGVDNPNLKLISELKKAGVQVTICDQSVAFHQLDRNWIDPMVTHTISSGTTVATLENSGYAFLML